From a single Flavobacterium sp. genomic region:
- a CDS encoding efflux RND transporter periplasmic adaptor subunit, producing the protein MKKVVYIAIIATLMFSCKQEVAEEKIVDDGLITVTAAQFESSKMEIGAPVEQDFEVTIKSSGKIDVPPQYRAKVTTFLGGYVKATKLLVGDKVAKGQALITLENTDYLDLQKDYVEVAEQINYLKSEFERQKTLYSEKITSQKNYLKAESEYRQAKGMYQGLREKLLLLNINPANVERGKFTSQITISAPISGDVTVMNANVGMFMSPSDVILEIVDTNYLHLNLSIFEKDILHVKQGQNISFTIPEASKEQFSSKVQLVGKSIESKERTISVFGTLNPKDKSKLLSGMFVEAGIVIDSKKGFGIPVDALIKENNKSFVLLLQENKGSYVFKKTLVSVGEQSTEFVEILLDETIKQNSKILTKGVFDVTN; encoded by the coding sequence ATGAAAAAAGTAGTATACATAGCAATAATAGCAACCCTCATGTTTTCATGCAAACAAGAAGTTGCAGAAGAAAAAATAGTTGATGACGGATTAATAACGGTAACAGCTGCGCAATTTGAATCTTCCAAAATGGAAATAGGCGCTCCAGTTGAACAAGATTTTGAAGTCACGATTAAGTCATCTGGAAAAATAGATGTTCCACCACAATATCGAGCTAAAGTAACCACATTTTTAGGAGGTTATGTAAAAGCTACCAAATTATTAGTAGGAGATAAAGTAGCAAAAGGGCAAGCTTTAATTACCTTAGAAAACACAGATTATTTGGATTTACAAAAGGATTATGTTGAAGTTGCTGAACAAATTAACTATTTAAAATCAGAATTTGAACGTCAGAAAACCTTGTATAGTGAAAAAATAACTTCGCAAAAAAACTATCTAAAAGCTGAAAGCGAATACCGCCAAGCAAAAGGAATGTATCAAGGCTTACGTGAAAAACTACTACTGTTAAACATCAATCCAGCTAATGTAGAACGTGGAAAATTTACTTCACAAATCACTATTTCGGCACCTATTTCGGGAGATGTAACAGTAATGAATGCAAATGTGGGCATGTTTATGTCGCCATCAGATGTAATATTAGAAATTGTAGACACCAATTATTTGCATTTGAATTTAAGCATTTTTGAAAAAGACATTTTGCATGTAAAACAAGGACAAAATATTAGTTTTACGATTCCAGAAGCTAGTAAAGAACAATTCAGTTCTAAAGTACAATTGGTAGGAAAATCAATAGAAAGTAAAGAAAGAACTATTTCGGTTTTTGGAACTTTAAATCCAAAGGACAAATCAAAATTATTATCAGGAATGTTTGTGGAAGCAGGAATTGTAATTGATTCTAAAAAAGGCTTCGGTATCCCTGTAGATGCTTTAATTAAAGAAAATAACAAAAGTTTTGTACTTTTATTACAAGAAAATAAAGGCAGTTATGTTTTCAAAAAAACATTGGTTTCGGTAGGAGAACAATCAACAGAATTTGTTGAAATTTTATTAGATGAAACAATTAAACAAAATTCAAAAATATTGACAAAAGGTGTTTTTGATGTAACCAATTAA